Genomic window (Zymoseptoria tritici IPO323 chromosome 1, whole genome shotgun sequence):
ACAATTCTACCTTTCTCCGAAGTCTTAACTCCGCCGCTAGCTACAGCTATTCCAGAATGCTCGATTCTTCTGTCAACAGATCCACCAGAGTTCTGTGTTTCTCTACCACAACATCATCACTTCTGAACCAGATACACTGACGAACCGATCAAAGACTACTCATACCCCGCCCACTGACTGATCGATCAAAACAATCATGAGCGCAGACGCACTCAAGGCAGAGGGCAATGCTCTGTTTGCCGCCAAAGACTTCACTGGAGCTGCGTAAGTTTTGAATCAGACTACAACCTACCACAGCATACTAACAACTCAACAGCGAGAAGTTCTCCGCAGCCATCGCCGCCGATCCGACCAACCACGTCCTCTATTCCAACCTCTCCGGCGCATATGCCTCGCTCAAACAATGGGATAAAGCTCTCGAAGCTGCTACCAAGACGACAGAGCTGAAGGAAGACTGGTCAAAAGGATGGGGACGAAAGGGAACAGCTCTTCACGGCACTGGCGACTTGATCGGAGCTGTGCAAGCATTTGAAGAGGCGCTTAAGTTGGACGCAAACAACGCACAAGCCAAAAATGGTCTCGCAGCAGTCAACCGCGTGATCGAAGATGAGGCTCGCGCAGATGGTGTCGATCCGAGTGGTGGACTGGGCAACATGTTCAATGACCCACAGTTGTATCAGAAGCTGGCTGCGAACCCGAAGACAAGCGGACTGCTGGCGGACACGGCATTTATGGCGAAGTTGAACAACATGAAGAGCAATCCACAAGGAATGCAGCAGGAGATGTTCTCAGACCCGCGATTCTTGCAGGTGATGAGCGTGTTGTTGGGCGTGGACATGAGCTTCAACCCCACGGACGACGCGGATGCCGCGGCGAAGAAGTTCCAGGCTGAGCACGAAGATGGACAAGATGTGCCAATGCCTGATGCGAGAccgcagaagaaggaggagcagCCGAAGAAGGCGCCTGAACCTGAACCTGAAcccgaagatgaagaggcgATTGCGAAGAAGCAGGCAAAGGAGGCTGCTGATAAGGAGAAGGCGCTGGGAACGGAGAACTACAAGAAGCGCAACTTCGATGAGGCCATTGCACACTACACGAAAGCCTGGGAGACACACAAGGACATCACCTACCTCACCAACCTCTCCGCTGCACACTTCGAGAAGGGCGACTACCAGTCCTGTATCGATGCATGCAAACAAGCCATCGAGTACGGTCGTGAGGTCCTCGCCGACTTCAAGCTCATCGCCAAAGCCTTCGGCCGCATGGGCAGCGCATACGAGAAGCTCGGCGACTACACCAACGCCATCGACAACTACCAGCGCTCTCTCACCGAGCACCGCACACCCGACATCCTCGCCAAGCTCCGCGCCGCcgagaagagcaagatcaCCACCGAGCGCGACGCCTACATCGACCCCGCCAAAGCCGAAGAAGCCCGCGAACTCGGCAACCAGAAATTCAAAGACCTCGACTGGCCAGGTGCAGTAGAAGCCTACACCGAAATGACCAAACGCGCGCCCGACGATCCGCGCGGCTACTCCAACCGCGCCGCCTGCCTCATCAaactcctcaccctcccctccgccgtcgccgaCTGCGACGAAGCCCTCAAGCGCGACCCAACTTTCATCCGCGCCTACCTCCGCAAAGCCCAAGCCCTCTTCGCGATGAAGGAGTACAACAAATGTCTCGACGTGTGCGCCGAGGCGTCCACCCACGACAAAGACGGCAAGAACGCGCGGGAGATTGAGCAGCAGAGTCAGAAGGCGTTGCAGGCGCAATTCGCCGCGCGGGAGggcgagacggaggaggaggcgcagCAGCGCATCCAGCGAGATCCGGATATCATGGCGATTTTGCAGGATCCTATTATGCAGAGTATTTTGCAGCAGGCGAAGGGGGATCCCGCGGCGTTGCAGGAGCATATGCGCAATCCTGGGATTGCGATGAAGGTGCAGAAGTTGATTGCTGCTGGAGTGATTCGTATGGGGAGGTAGATGGTGAGGGACGGGCTGGATGTGAAGGTGGCAGAGATGGGCTGAGGGAAGGTCATGTCTTGCCCTGCGATGGGATTTCGTGCTGAATACGACGAGAAGAGTAATGTGTCTCTATGCAAATAGGTCTCCAGTGCAAAAAAAAACATAGCATAGCGAAGAATCTGCTTTTTGTGTGTACACCGTCGTCCATCATCTTTTCCGGTGTCTTATTTGGTTTCTGTCTTCCCAGCATCCAAGTGACGGGATGAAGTTGGACTCACGACATGTCCTGTAAGGCTGCTACACCACAAGCTTGGAATACTCCCACAACCTCTACATTGCAGGCTAGTATACTTCAAAGACTGTCAGTGAAGCACAGATCATCACCTCTCCCTACTTAAACGATGTTCTATCGCCAATACCGCAATGAAACCGACAGCGACGACCGCAAGCACGGTTTCGAGTCTACCCAAACCCTAAACCTAAGACGCCGCGCACATAACCCTGAGCAAGGACAGCATCTTCCCACACTCTTCCTGCTAACAATGCACACGCTCCGAGGAGATCACGAGTGATTCACAATCATGCCATGCAAAAGACTGCCATGCTTCGTTCTCCTGGCATTACTGGCATGACTGGGAATGGATACGTGGTCACATCACATCATGTTGTCTCAGAATGTTCGTCGCGCTCGAGCTCACGCACGAGGAAAGAGGATGTCCGGGAGAAAGAAGCAATTTTCGTTGAGACATGCTCGCGTACGTCGTGTACGCAGTCTTGAGTGCTATCACGAATGGCAGGACGTCCCGAGTGCGTGGGTGCTGGGCAGAAGCAAGGTGCAGCATCGATGGGAGTGGATTAGGAGGGGTCCGTCATCACTGTCATCGGATTCTGCCGAAGGGATGGGATCGAGATGTGCTCTCTCTCTCGATGTGGCTTCGATGCCATCTTTTCCAGGTTGCCGTGCATTGAGAGATCGTGGGGCTACGTTCGCCATGCTCGAGCCAAGGAAGAGGCTTGGGAGCGAAAAGAACACACGGCCACATTTGTTCGACAGAACTGGAAAGCAGCGCAGGTCCTTCACTGAATTGAATGTGCTTCGGCTACCACGCTGTACGACCTCGATCGACAGACGACTGCCGAGCCACGAGGACATGGGTGAATGCCGCACCGAGAGTCTCGCCACGTTTTGCTGCCTCAATGCGATGAAACTCACCGCTGATCTCGAGACATCTGCCCATCGCACCCTTGTCGGGGGAGAAAACGTCTCGTGAGATTTTAAAAACTCACAAACAAGCGAAAGCCAGCAAGCGAATAAACTTCCTCGCTCCCACCTCAGATACCAACGAAGTCGCCCTTCCACCCCTTCGCATCCCCAGCCACATTCTAAGACAAGTGCAGTCATACAAAAGAAAAGCAGAGTTTCGTCCAACCCACTGCAGGGTCCACAAGAACCATCGACAAGGCCCGATCAGAGCGACTGCCCTGAACGACAATCCTGATGACGATCAAAATATTGTCACGAGAGCTGACAGGTTCCCACGCGATGCCTCCTTGCGGTAGCGAAATATAGGAAGGATGAAGTGGTAGCGATGTAAGACATGAAGTTCGGAAGCGAAAGACCGTTTTGGGAGACGTTTACTCATCAATTTTAGTTTGGCGATCCGATGTGCCCCGTCAAAATTTAGCCGCGCGTGGCTGCCTGAGAAGCTGCGGACATTTGAATGGCCTTTGGCAGCCGCTGAATGACAATCTCAGCCGTTTTCATCCGAAATGTGGACGTTGCATCCTTACCCGAAGCAGGCAATGGGTTCTGCCGTTGGACGCCGTTCGTGCTGTGAGTGACATTACCTCCTAGCAGCGAAGAAGCGAGCTCTGTCAGGTCTTCCAAAGTTCCGACGATATTCGTAAATAACGAGAAATCACGGCCGTTGTCTGCGGGCGCCGCGTTCCGATTGAGATGAGACTGTGTACGCTCATCGAGATGCGGAGGATTCTCCGAGGTCGCCTATCAGATCGATCCACTCGGCGAGGATGGGCTCACCAATTCTTTGCTATCCCAGTTGCTGAAGTTGGTATTCTGTGGGCCAAAACGGTATGGACCGAGTGAAACAAATGACCTACCCACCACGCAAGCGTCCGAGACTCCACGCAAGCGCTCCATCAGGGTCCAATTGGGTGCATTTTTCGATGATCTTGATAGCGCTTCGACTCGGCATGCTAGATTGAGACCATTCCTGGCTGCATGCCTCAGCTGTGTCTCATGTTGGGCGTAGACCCTCCTCAGCCCTGTGCCTGTTGACGTTGAAGCTACCAATGAGAAAAGCAAGTTCTGGTGTGTGAACACGAGCATCGGTGTAATGTCGATCGTCACGATCGTGGGTCGACCTGTTTCTCATCAGGCGAGTGTTTCCAGAGTCCAGACTGATGCCACATCAGCTGTCCGAGAAGGGCGTTCAGTTGGGAAGGAGCGGCAAGAAGAGATTGAGGAGGTGAGAAGAAGATATGTTTTCTTCGAAGTTCATTGAATGGCGGAGGCGCGAATCGCGTTGACACCGCGTGGATGTTGATGAACGAGGCAACGGCTCATCCAAAATTCGGTCATGGAATCAAAATAGTTGAAGCGATATGCGTAAGGCATGAAGTCTTGCGTTCGTCGAGAGAAAGATTGTGGGACCACTCGCCAAGTTGTTGTCACCTGCTCGCATGCATGACATTGACTTTCCAAGTCCATGCAGCTGATGTGTTCTTCATCAGACAGTGTATGAGTTATCCCTTCCAGCTAGGTCATCCAGGCTACAGTCAAGAGCACGAAGCCAAGACCGAGATCGGGAAAACCTCATCGGTCGGTCTGGTCGGCTGTGCACTTTGTCTCGCCCTATTCAGCGCCACCACCTGCTTTCAGGGCACGCGTCGTCTCGTATTCAGCTAAGCAGCAAAACACCTTGACATGGACCGTAACAGTCCCCACCAGATAAgcgaggatgtggaggaaAGGAAATATACGAGCTTGGCGAATGTTGAGCTACTTCAAGGAGCGTTTCTGCTCGTTGAACTTGTCACGCCATGTCATGATTCTCTGTATCCCGTGATTAGCTAAGAGCAAAACAACCCTCTAGTCTACCTCAAAATCTCTGAGACATAGCGATAGGGTCAAGAAGAATAGAGAGGGTATGTGTACTCGGGAATCGGTACCGAAAGCATTTGGTCGACGCTAAGATCCTTTGGTCCCTTGCCGTGTGTTCAGATGTTCTTTTTGTTGCTTGGCTGTACAGTCTGTTCTTCAGTGTGGGTCTGAGAGAGAGCTGGGCCATCGATCGCAGTGGTGCAAAGGCGACAATGAGTCCGTTCCGATCTCCACGTCCGGCGATAATGGCGTGTTTTGCGGACGTTGAATTAGGAGTGCTAGCACAATGTCGGGAAGTGAAGTCCAACACGCCATTGTCCGAATGCGGATGGCTCTTCCGTGGGCCGAAACCTTGGCGTGGACAGCATTCCTCTGGCGACGTGACCTTCCCCTCTTCTCCCACCACTCGATGACTACCGCATCACTTGCATCCGAACCCGAATCTAATGCAGGATAACGGAGAGGCACTACGATGACCGGACATGTGGAATCGTCCCTGCATGCCGCCCTGGCAAGCATGCAGCGCATCACAACGGCCGGCCACGTGTTCCGCTGGCCGTATGGAAATTCACAACCGAAATAAGACCTCAGGGCTGTTGTTTTGAACGTTGCGGGCAAGTGGCGTTGGGCCATTGTGAACATTCGACGGCCAAATATGGGGTCGTTCCTGACGTCTTGCGGCGCTTCCATACGAAGGCTGACCGTTACGGATGGAGGAAGCGAGAGTGGAGAGAAGTCGACCAGACATGGGCAACTGTGAGGTCGACTTCCTCAAAGAGTCGGAACGAAGACCGTCATGGCCTCTGTCATCTGTCTCAAAGAGAACCATCGATGCTGAAAATCAGGGCTGCGTAGGTGAGCTCACGAGGCCAGAAATCCTCCGCCGAGTGCTGCATAGCTCTCATCAATCATCACTGTCTCAGCCACGCAGCAAAGAGAGAGTTCAATGGTAGACGCCACGTGCCGTATAGGGCCCGAAAGAGCCGCTGCGTACGTGCTGGGTTGGACCCAAGGCTGAACATCTGAACCCTGAACGTGGACCTCACGCGATGAATCTTGCCAAGGACTATCAGCTCTGCTGTTGATTCTCGCTTCTGGCCCGATATTGCCTTCCCATACTCGGTTCGTGGCCCAGATTACAGCAACATCGCCGAGGAATACCATGTTAGAAGAACCATGGATTGATGTGGCTCGCATGATGGCGGTGTAAGCAACAATGCTCCACAAGCGCGACTGGCAGAAGCAACGCTTCCCGAGGATTGCTTACCCATCTACCATTGAACAACTATGCTTTCGTCTAATGATGCATCGTTGCTCGCGTGGTGGCCACTTCCTGGTTCGCAATATTGTCGATCCCACATGATCCTGACTTTAGCGAGAAAGTAATCTACACGGCGTGAACACGTCTAATATCTTGGATGCATGCATTGAGTGGAGAGTGGAGAGTGGCCTGATCAGATTCCTGATTGGGGAAATGGGAGAAAAAGCAAGAGCGTGTCGGAAGATGGACACAGAGGTATAAGTTAACTCTTTTCCTCAATCCATGCTTCACTCGGCATCAACTCATCCCGCTTCATCCGTTCACCCCTTTTCTTACTAACCATGTTCTCTcctctcgtcgtcgcctcTCTGGCGATGCTGACCCTCGCCGTTGGTCCCCAGATCGATGGCTACACTCGCAGCGACCCAGGCACTTCCGCCATCTCGGTCCCGGTCAAGGACGGCTGCTCGACCTTCATCTCGCACTCCGTCTACGAGGGAACTACCCTTGATGCGGCTCGCTGTACAGCTGAGTGTGATGACTCCTGCGACGATTGCCACTTTGTCAACACCTGGATGGAACTCAAGGATGGCCAGCCGACCCGCCAGATCTGCGCCTTGTACACTACTTCCTACACCGACGCTGATGCCACCTCCAAGAGCTACACCCGTCCTTCCGACAGCACGGTCGTGACGGTGGGATCAAGTGCATGTTACTCAAAGACGGATGCACCATCGTTGTCGACAGCAAGTGCGTTGTCGACAGCAAGTGCGTTGTCGACAGCAAGTGCGTTGTCGACGGCCCAAGGCCATACCCACCTGCCGTCAAGTCATGCCCCGTCAAGAATGGCCAGGGCAGTGGTTCATCTTCTGGTTCAAGCAGCGGTGCCAGCGGCTCCGCTTCTGGCTCAAACAATGCTAGCAGCGGCTCCGCCTCTGGCTCAAGCAACAATGGTAGCGGCTCCGCCTCTGGTTCAAGCAACAATGATAGCGGCTCCGCCTCTGGTTCAAGCAACAATAATAGCGGCTCCGCCTCTGGTTCAAGCAACAATGGTAGCGGATCCGCCTCTGGTTCAAGCGATGGCGCGAGCGGTGTCTCCTCCCCGGACGCTTACACCACCGAGGTCGTCGATCAGTTCACTACCTACTTTCCCTCTCCCACAACTATCACCTACGGGCCAAGCCAGACCTACGTCGTGACCGAAGCCGGCTCCGTCACGATCACCGACTGTCCTTGTACCATCACTAAGCCAGTCTCCAACGGAGGTGCAGCTCCAACCTACGGCAGCGGCTCTGGCAACGATGGTGCTCCGTCTTACGGCGGAAACGGCGGCTCTGGGTCTGATGGCGGGTCACCACCTTACTACGGGGGAGGCGGTGATGACCCcaacggcgaagacggcgaTCCCACCGTGACCGATGGCCCGACTGCGACCGGCACTGATTCGACTGCGACCGGCACTTCGACCACGGCCACTGATGATCCAAACGATGGCGGTGACGGCGACCCGACCGACGACAcctcatccaccaccaccggaaCTGCTACCGGAACCGCTTCTACTACCACTGACACTGCTTCATCTGCCACTGCTTCATCTGCCACTGCTTCATCCGCCACTGCTTCATCCGCCACTGCTTCATCTGCCACTGCTTCATCTACCACGGTTAGCGGTGAACCCGACCCGAACACCACCACGACTGCTACTATCACGACCACTGACGGCACTTCGTCTACTACCACGTCCAGTAGCGCTACTTCAACACCATCGGACTGTGTTCAGGCTGGTGGAACCTGCTCCGGCCTGCTGGGCTCTAACGGGTTGCTGCTATCGGATGATTGCTGCGATGGATCCAGCTGTTTCCCAACCCTCGACATCAACGCTCGGTCCTTGAAAGGCGGCTCGCTCCTCAGACGTCAGACTCTACTTGGAACTTGCTCGGGCGGAAACCCCGACGACGGCACCTGTAATGCTGCGGGCGATGCATGTGATGCTACGGGTGTCCTCGGCCTCGATCCATGCTGCGCGGGAACGACCTGTACTACTCTCGGACTCACCCTTAACGGCTTGGCTGTGCAAGTCGACCAGTGTGTAGCCGATGAACCGGTGACCGGCCCATTCAACTGCGCGACCGATGAATCGGAGCAATGCTGTACCGCGAGCGCAGCCAATGCGCTTCAATTACTCTGTACTGCTCGTAAGTTTCACCGCACTAGTCCATCGACCCATCGAAAATGGCGATGCTAATTCATTGCCCTCCCAGCATCCTCCACTGACATCAGCTCTTGTGGTACCCAACCCGCGTACTGCTGTCCCAACGACGGCGTTCTCAACGTTCTCGTAAGTTTACCTCATTCACCGATCGTACTCGCATCAAAGGATCCATGCTGACCAACTTGCTTGTAGAATGGAGTAGTCTACACTGGCTGTCAAGCTGCGCCTGGCGACGGTGGGGACGGCAGCGACAGCAACGGCGCGAACGGCGACGTGACCTTCACATGCGCAAATGGCGAAGCCAGATGCTGCACTGACGCCGATGGCCTTGGCCTCAATCTCCTGTGCACAGGGCGTAAGTTCCGCACTCTTTCCCCAGCCTCGCATGTTCTCTCAATAGTCCTGATGCTGATCTATCTTC
Coding sequences:
- a CDS encoding hydrophobin-like protein (contains hydrophobin domain with additional cysteine residues and hydrophobin C-CC-C motifs.); amino-acid sequence: MFSPLVVASLAMLTLAVGPQIDGYTRSDPGTSAISVPVKDGCSTFISHSVYEGTTLDAARCTAECDDSCDDCHFVNTWMELKDGQPTRQICALYTTSYTDADATSKSYTRPSDSTVVTSCPVKNGQGSGSSSGSSSGASGSASGSNNASSGSASGSSNNGSGSASGSSNNDSGSASGSSNNNSGSASGSSNNGSGSASGSSDGASGVSSPDAYTTEVVDQFTTYFPSPTTITYGPSQTYVVTEAGSVTITDCPCTITKPVSNGGAAPTYGSGSGNDGAPSYGGNGGSGSDGGSPPYYGGGGDDPNGEDGDPTVTDGPTATGTDSTATGTSTTATDDPNDGGDGDPTDDTSSTTTGTATGTASTTTDTASSATASSATASSATASSATASSATASSTTVSGEPDPNTTTTATITTTDGTSSTTTSSSATSTPSDCVQAGGTCSGLLGSNGLLLSDDCCDGSSCFPTLDINARSLKGGSLLRRQTLLGTCSGGNPDDGTCNAAGDACDATGVLGLDPCCAGTTCTTLGLTLNGLAVQVDQCVADEPVTGPFNCATDESEQCCTASAANALQLLCTAPSSTDISSCGTQPAYCCPNDGVLNVLNGVVYTGCQAAPGDGGDGSDSNGANGDVTFTCANGEARCCTDADGLGLNLLCTGLEVDGTCSADQTPRCCDGDQTLGAVLALNCAAPATTTPVEGGGGNSPTTFACAANYDPTCCPATAITGGLGVGAACQDPTNSACANTLLAEPLCCPTGLLVPTHVNAALSAMSPNLVHSALKPRPTTLPHVKVCLAAALRTAALAASWASVKCSQLAATLQV